The Mercurialis annua linkage group LG2, ddMerAnnu1.2, whole genome shotgun sequence genome contains a region encoding:
- the LOC126669479 gene encoding E3 ubiquitin ligase PARAQUAT TOLERANCE 3-like, whose amino-acid sequence MSIIRFRFRSAVNFDSVDIGEGKHSISVRDLKSKIVLNKNLNLCQDFDLLLSDALTGREYCDENNQVPAGSSVIIKRVPKGAVYSDIGRGETSENIRIKDGIYEIKTASTSLNLEDDNFDDFGAELCPSLEATISGSGLNADNKLLFTINETTNEVTRCFETPLVGYQKPEASGLSEATLRGPLCIDGNLDLPGTKSKSSVVEYAKPKMVVTANRQDMEIGCLPAELKCSLCDTFFKDAVMIPCCQQSFCEKCIDLVLIEKGRCPKCLSMKYKVEDLLPNISLRQAIKHFLESQSLIRSSENAFGYAPDGESGIQVKEMSCAVSIQQREAESPHSPCTTGQGSNQIISNAIGGKSSFSPKLRKINAEKHGSMHSVFSSSWPENSAADFQAESTIKKRALHVQTTGAADMSFMETGRYRKRDRTCFMCGSPDHLIRDCPAASSPHVMIQTGSSLFSRAAPGYMPPFYNGAPFHQISPFANPYGAHFNATMLPPANYVLPTYMPPMYGGMAAYRGSTTIVGTAFTGPEWHLGLSDCQERAGYEKRQKLAHDNLLRGKYLDDDDKDSYDKRGHSYEIDRLDHPRFYRDQEGSGSHSKISSTERPHKRHRRHYHYDDGLERSSSEVEDMPSSSNKHSEEQHKYQHRNIKERDSDSSLNHHRSTKSKDAKRKSGSDVKRDEQNRHGRSGSGLEPCLSIDQKRGLKDKDSGHSSRHSKHRSKSTKNKHIHERWKMVSGSDEDREDDNHYHNRKRHY is encoded by the exons ATGTCGATAATTCGATTCCGATTCCGAAGCGCAGTAAATTTTGACTCGGTGGATATCGGAGAAGGCAAACATTCAATATCAGTACGCGATCTCAAATCCAAAATCGTGCTCAACAAAAACCTCAATCTGTGTCAGGATTTTGATCTTCTTCTATCTGATGCGCTAACTGGCCGAG AATATTGCGATGAAAATAATCAAGTTCCAGCTGGTTCAAGTGTGATTATTAAAAGAGTGCCTAAAGGAGCAGTTTATTCAGATAT AGGTCGCGGCGAGACATCTGAGAATATTAGAATTAAGGACGGAATTTATGAAATAAAGACCGCCTCTACTTCATTG AATTTAGAAGATGATAATTTTGATGATTTTGGGGCTGAACTGTGTCCGAGCCTTGAGGCAACCATATCTGGTTCTGGTCTCAATGCAGATAACAAGTTGCTGTTTACCATCAATGAGACAACTAATGAAGTTACAAG GTGCTTTGAGACACCTTTAGTAGGATATCAGAAACCTGAAGCCAGTGGACTTAGTGAAGCTACTCTAAGAG GACCTTTATGTATAGATGGCAATCTAGACTTGCCTGGGACAAAATCAAAGTCTAGTGTTGTAGAGTATGCAAAACCAAAGAT GGTGGTTACTGCAAATCGTCAAGACATGGAGATTGGTTGTTTGCCAGCTGAACTTAAGTGCTCTTTGTGCGACACGTTTTTTAAGGATGCCGTGATGATTCCTTGCTGCCAGCAGAGTTTCTGTGAAAAAT GCATTGATCTAGTGCTTATTGAGAAGGGAAGGTGTCCCAAGTGCCTATCTATGAAATATAAAGTGGAAGATTTGCTGCCAAATATTTCTCTTAGGCAAGCAATCAAACATTTCCTTGAATCTCAAAGTCTAATAAGAAGTTCAGAAAATGCATTTGGGTATGCTCCAG ATGGAGAGTCAGGTATTCAAGTCAAGGAAATGTCTTGTGCTGTGAGTATTCAACAAAGGGAAGCAGAGTCACCTCATTCTCCTTGTACTACAGGGCAGGGTTCCaaccaaattatatcaaatgCTATTGGTGGGAAATCATCCTTTTCACCCAAGTTAAGAAAGATAAATGCAGAAAAGCATGGCTCTATGCATTCTGTGTTTTCGAGTAGCTGGCCTGAGAATTCAGCTGCTGATTTCCAAG CTGAGTCCACTATTAAGAAGAGAGCATTGCATGTCCAAACTACAG GCGCTGCTGATATGAGTTTTATGGAGACTGGAAGGTACAGAAAG AGGGACCGTACGTGTTTCATGTGTGGATCGCCAGATCATTTGATAAGAGACTGCCCAGCTGCTTCAAGTCCGCATGTTATGATACAGACAG GAAGCAGTTTGTTTTCTAGAGCTGCGCCAGGCTATATGCCGCCTTTTTACAATGGGGCACCCTTTCATCAAATCAGCCCCTTTGCAAATCCATATGGGGCTCACTTCAATGCAACCATGCTTCCGCCTGCAAATTATGTGCTTCCTACTTACATGCCTCCTATGTATGGTGGCATGGCTGCATATCG AGGCTCTACGACAATTGTGGGTACAGCATTTACTGGTCCAGAGTGGCATCTGGGCCTGTCTGATTGTCAGGAGCGTGCAGGTTATGAAAAAAGACAGAAGCTTGCACATGATAATCTGTTGAG GGGAAAATATCTCGATGATGACGACAAAGATAGTTATGATAAGCGAGGTCATTCTTACGAAATAGATAGATTAGATCACCCTAGATTTTATCGAGATCAGGAAGGCAGCGGAAGCCATTCCAAGATCAGCTCTACTGAAAGACCTCATAAGAGACATCGGCGCCATTATCATTATGATGATGGACTTGAAAGATCAAGTTCAGAAGTAGAGGATATGCCAAGTAGTTCCAATAAGCACAGTGAAGAGCAACACAAGTACCAACATCGGAATATTAAGGAGCGTGATAGTGATTCTAGTCTCAATCATCATCGAAGCACTAAATCGAAAGACGCTAAAAGAAAAAGTGGATCTGATGTCAAAAGAGACGAACAAAACCGTCATGGCCGATCAGGATCAGGTTTAGAACCATGCTTATCCATTGACCAGAAAAGAGGACTGAAAGATAAAGATTCCGGTCACAGTTCAAGACATTCTAAGCACCGGTCGAAGTCCACGAAAAATAAGCATATTCATGAAAGGTGGAAGATGGTTAGCGGTTCAGATGAGGATCGTGAAGATGACAATCATTATCATAATCGTAAAAGACATTATTAG
- the LOC126666742 gene encoding trihelix transcription factor DF1-like has product MQSSYGMPLPPEQFMENDDGCSSPVFPIQNPLQNLNYHYPPQQPPQPMPMTHQLFLNHQQNHFRPPIFHPDDRLQSQLQPPPPHQQTPFFPMKYQLGNKECGVNQRQQPHFVPTVMQQPHCWNPQKDSTSMKQPFWKQLNTSNNEEQEAVQVNNSKNRDNFDGLEAIYSVAKAAAFNQTGSGSALTGENSPENNVNLSVPFSAGHCTAAANTRIGVDHYGSENSIGEEASVMRRIKKRKLKENLSSISGFFENLVKQVTDHQDVLHRKFLEAIEKMEKDRTEREEEWKREESAKYNREAISRSHDQALASIREAQIVACIEKITGQSIKLPARKTLPLLQPEFSKQPTKDLTTNSSPNSRWPKAEVEGLIKARASIETKFQEPGLKGPLWEEVSSLMASMGYQRNAKRCKEKWENINKYYKKAKESSKKRSLQSKTCSYFNQLDQIYSTNCSVPLSSSDIIEKLQQSGYSELLEAFNVAGRDNNGSSKKIKVDEMGNLDMEFDEHENEEAYEDDHKDDSCYVDSTDEDQSGSRQ; this is encoded by the exons ATGCAGTCCAGTTATGGCATGCCGCTACCACCTGAGCAATTTATGGAAAATGACGACGGTTGTTCATCGCCAGTTTTTCCTATTCAAAACCCACTTCAAAACTTGAACTATCATTATCCGCCACAACAACCACCGCAGCCTATGCCCATGACCCACCAACTGTTTCTAAATCACCAACAGAATCATTTTAGACCGCCGATATTTCACCCGGATGATAGATTACAGTCACAGTTACAGCCGCCGCCGCCACACCAGCAAACACCATTTTTTCCGATGAAATACCAGTTGGGGAATAAAGAGTGTGGTGTAAATCAACGGCAGCAGCCTCATTTTGTACCGACGGTAATGCAGCAGCCTCATTGTTGGAATCCCCAGAAAGATTCTACCTCTATGAAACAACCCTTTTG GAAACAGCTGAATACAAGTAACAATGAAGAGCAAGAAGCAGTTCAAGTAAACAACAGCAAGAATAGAGATAATTTTGACGGGCTGGAAGCTATTTATAGCGTAGCAAAAGCTGCGGCATTTAATCAAACAGGTTCCGGGTCTGCTCTAACAGGCGAAAACTCACCGGAAAACAATGTGAATCTTTCGGTTCCGTTTAGTGCTGGACATTGTACTGCCGCTGCTAATACTAGAATTGGAGTTGATCATTATGGATCAGAGAATTCGATCGGAGAAGAAGCTTCAGTTATGAGAAGGattaaaaagaggaaattaaAGGAGAATTTGAGTTCAATCTCTGGATTCTTCGAGAATTTGGTGAAGCAAGTGACGGATCATCAAGATGTATTGCACAGAAAATTCTTGGAAGCGAttgaaaaaatggaaaaagatAGAACAGAACGAGAAGAAGAATGGAAGAGAGAAGAATCTGCAAAGTATAACAGAGAAGCCATTTCTAGATCACATGATCAAGCTTTAGCTTCAATAAGAGAAGCACAAATTGTAGCCTGCATTGAGAAAATCACAGGCCAAAGTATCAAACTTCCTGCAAGAAAAACTCTGCCATTACTCCAACCCGAATTTTCGAAACAACCCACCAAGGATTTAACAACAAATTCAAGTCCAAATTCAAGATGGCCTAAAGCAGAAGTTGAGGGTTTGATCAAGGCAAGAGCCAGCATAGAGACGAAGTTTCAAGAGCCTGGTTTAAAAGGGCCATTATGGGAAGAGGTGAGTTCTTTAATGGCTTCAATGGGTTACCAAAGAAATGCAAAGAGATGTAAAGAGAAATGGGAAAATATTAACAAGTATTATAAAAAGGCTAAAGAAAGTTCAAAGAAACGGTCTCTACAGTCAAAAACTTGTtcatattttaatcaattggATCAGATTTACTCAACAAATTGTTCTGTTCCTCTTAGCAGCAGTGACATCATTGAAAAGCTGCAGCAAAGTGGCTATTCAGAGCTTTTAGAAGCCTTCAATGTTGCAGGGAGAGACAACAATGGCTCTAGCAAGAAGATTAAAGTTGATGAAATGGGGAATTTAGATATGGAATTTGATGAACATGAGAATGAAGAAGCTTACGAAGATGATCATAAGGATGATTCTTGTTATGTGGATAGTACTGATGAGGATCAAAGTGGCAGTAGACAGTAG